From the genome of Thermogutta terrifontis, one region includes:
- a CDS encoding flagellin, producing the protein MTRINTNISSLTAQKTLARSQAQLQEALTRLSTGLRINSGKDDPAGLIASETLRSDITSIQRAIVNSQRASQMIATADSALGQVSQLLNDIRGLVSEAANKGALSAEQIAANQLQIDSSLEAIDRIAQVTQFQGRRLLDGSLDFVTEGVDSSAIRDLQIDQANFGSNNEIGVNVTVVKQATRAELRYAFGAVANDVVLEIGGKQGFEAFTFAAGSSVEDMAKAINLVSDATGVIAEVQKEATAGRVVASSVGAHNDVIITANQAGEAAGNVRVKYTKNATAATTVNFTPASGSSPAVLEVRLGTRQWEAASGVLDPSGTNNAIKITAKVKGEEFNGVNVQLTIGASQSVSYDHTTKTLSITATATDTAQDIVNLINNDAAVGALFTAANYGESDGSGTVAAASVTLSGGVTGGDVIATANDVVAAINSSAASAVVTASLAAGDNGYGVVSPFQEYAYYGSVEANNRLQFLGPEGSRKIRFVSNPGESLSVDLTTDPRVEGFSSAIVQGVNANSTLKITARYKGEAYDGVQIVFNDSTDNTVVWDAESKTLTFNVDISGGFTAQQAVNLLNNDSYAGKYFRAENFGTSNGSGVLSATMTGRTSGGVVSEGTVIVHLATTSDGIVTTTAQDLINYFNDPANAGLLSGLGISVSNVAGSDGSGKLAPTVSDLEFATSGTQLQEAQASGTTYAVNGKNARLTLTAVAPGADWNGVRLVFEDTATAGNETVVWDAATKTLTVGIQSGVSTANQVIAAINNDAVASQLFTASLATGSDGSGAVTVSDFAELSGGVVDVGTADGAPLIGNEEQATTGLVFKAVEFGSDAFVSVKALNGTSFTVTDRDGNQATRSAGTDVQVLVNGIAAVGKGLRASINTAALDLSFSVSESLADGTMTAFRIVGGGAQFQLGPDVVSNQQARLGIQSVNTAKLGGVAGRLFELRSGGAKSLTRDVNGAAAVVEEVIAQITTLRGRLGAFQRTTLETNISSLNDTLENLTAAESSIRDADFAAESAALTRAQILVQSGVSVLAIANNNPQAVLALLRGG; encoded by the coding sequence ATGACCCGGATCAATACGAACATCAGCTCGTTGACGGCTCAGAAGACCTTGGCTCGTTCTCAGGCTCAGTTGCAAGAGGCACTCACCCGACTGAGCACGGGTTTGCGGATCAACTCGGGCAAGGACGACCCTGCAGGCTTGATTGCCAGTGAAACGCTGCGAAGCGACATCACGAGTATTCAGCGGGCGATTGTGAACAGCCAGCGGGCCAGCCAGATGATCGCCACAGCCGACAGCGCCCTGGGCCAGGTCAGCCAATTGCTCAACGACATCCGGGGATTGGTTTCTGAAGCAGCCAACAAGGGCGCGTTGAGTGCGGAGCAGATTGCGGCGAATCAGCTTCAGATCGATTCTTCACTGGAAGCGATTGACCGAATTGCGCAGGTGACGCAATTCCAGGGACGGCGGTTGCTGGATGGTAGCCTCGATTTCGTGACGGAGGGAGTGGACAGCTCAGCGATTCGGGATTTGCAAATTGATCAGGCGAATTTCGGTAGCAACAACGAAATTGGCGTCAACGTGACTGTCGTGAAACAGGCAACCCGAGCAGAATTGCGTTACGCCTTTGGGGCCGTGGCCAACGACGTGGTTCTGGAGATCGGTGGTAAGCAGGGTTTTGAAGCGTTCACCTTTGCAGCCGGAAGTTCCGTCGAGGACATGGCCAAGGCGATCAATCTTGTGTCCGACGCCACGGGGGTGATCGCAGAGGTACAAAAGGAAGCCACCGCAGGACGCGTTGTGGCGTCGAGTGTGGGGGCACACAACGACGTGATCATCACCGCCAATCAGGCGGGCGAAGCGGCGGGTAACGTCAGAGTCAAGTACACCAAGAACGCCACGGCTGCTACGACGGTCAACTTCACGCCTGCCAGTGGAAGCAGTCCGGCGGTGCTGGAGGTTCGCCTTGGCACCCGTCAGTGGGAGGCGGCGAGTGGGGTGTTGGATCCTTCGGGGACGAACAATGCGATCAAGATCACGGCGAAGGTGAAGGGGGAGGAGTTTAACGGGGTGAATGTGCAGTTGACGATTGGTGCATCGCAGAGTGTGAGTTATGACCATACGACGAAGACGTTGAGCATTACGGCGACGGCGACGGATACGGCGCAGGACATAGTGAATTTGATCAACAATGATGCGGCGGTGGGGGCGTTGTTTACGGCGGCGAATTATGGGGAGTCGGACGGGAGTGGGACGGTTGCGGCGGCGAGTGTGACGTTGAGTGGGGGGGTGACGGGGGGTGATGTGATTGCGACGGCGAACGATGTGGTGGCGGCGATCAACAGTTCGGCGGCGAGTGCGGTGGTGACGGCGAGTTTAGCGGCTGGGGACAATGGGTATGGGGTGGTGAGTCCGTTTCAGGAGTATGCGTACTATGGGAGTGTGGAGGCGAACAATCGGTTGCAGTTTTTGGGGCCGGAGGGGAGTCGGAAGATTCGGTTTGTGTCGAATCCTGGGGAGAGTTTGAGTGTGGATTTGACGACGGACCCGCGGGTGGAGGGGTTTTCGTCGGCGATTGTGCAGGGGGTGAATGCGAACAGTACGTTGAAGATTACGGCGCGGTACAAGGGGGAGGCGTATGATGGGGTGCAGATTGTGTTTAATGACAGTACGGACAACACGGTGGTGTGGGATGCGGAGAGTAAGACGCTGACGTTCAATGTGGACATTAGTGGGGGGTTTACGGCGCAGCAGGCGGTGAATTTGTTGAACAATGACAGTTATGCGGGGAAGTATTTTCGGGCGGAGAATTTTGGGACGAGTAATGGGAGTGGGGTGTTGAGTGCGACGATGACGGGGAGGACGAGTGGGGGCGTGGTGAGTGAGGGGACGGTGATAGTGCATTTGGCGACGACGTCGGACGGGATTGTGACGACGACGGCGCAGGATTTGATTAATTACTTTAATGATCCGGCGAATGCGGGGTTATTGAGTGGATTAGGGATCAGTGTGAGCAATGTGGCGGGGAGTGATGGGAGTGGGAAGCTTGCGCCGACGGTGAGTGATTTGGAGTTTGCGACGAGTGGGACGCAGTTGCAGGAGGCGCAGGCGAGTGGGACGACGTATGCGGTGAATGGGAAGAATGCGCGGTTGACGTTGACGGCGGTGGCGCCTGGGGCGGATTGGAATGGGGTGCGGTTGGTGTTTGAGGACACGGCGACGGCGGGGAATGAGACGGTGGTTTGGGATGCGGCGACGAAGACGCTGACGGTGGGGATTCAGAGTGGTGTGAGCACGGCGAACCAGGTGATTGCGGCAATCAACAATGATGCCGTGGCCAGCCAGTTGTTCACCGCCAGCCTCGCCACAGGTAGTGACGGATCTGGTGCCGTCACTGTGTCGGATTTTGCTGAACTTTCCGGTGGTGTTGTCGATGTTGGCACCGCTGACGGGGCACCCCTCATTGGAAATGAAGAACAGGCGACCACAGGACTGGTTTTCAAGGCGGTCGAGTTCGGGTCAGATGCTTTCGTCTCTGTGAAGGCCCTCAATGGGACAAGCTTCACTGTAACGGACCGCGACGGAAACCAGGCGACGCGGAGCGCGGGAACGGACGTGCAGGTTCTGGTGAACGGGATTGCGGCAGTCGGCAAGGGACTTCGGGCGTCTATCAATACAGCCGCGCTCGATCTGTCATTCAGTGTTTCAGAAAGTCTGGCAGACGGCACAATGACCGCATTCCGCATTGTGGGCGGTGGGGCGCAATTCCAGCTCGGCCCCGATGTTGTCTCCAACCAGCAGGCCCGCCTGGGTATACAAAGTGTGAACACGGCAAAACTCGGGGGGGTTGCCGGCCGGCTATTCGAATTGCGATCAGGTGGTGCGAAGTCCCTTACCCGCGATGTGAACGGCGCAGCCGCTGTGGTTGAAGAAGTCATTGCCCAGATCACCACACTGCGCGGTCGATTGGGAGCGTTCCAGCGAACCACACTGGAAACCAATATAAGTTCCCTCAATGACACGTTGGAAAATCTGACAGCGGCGGAAAGCTCAATCCGGGATGCCGACTTCGCTGCCGAAAGCGCAGCATTGACCCGTGCGCAAATTCTCGTCCAATCGGGTGTCTCGGTTCTGGCTATTGCCAACAACAACCCGCAAGCGGTGTTGGCTCTCCTTCGCGGTGGGTGA
- a CDS encoding serine hydrolase domain-containing protein, whose protein sequence is MRPFIVNHQLAGCVMVVADKHKIIHTITLGWADVDAKRPMQADTLFWIASQSKPITATALMILVDEGRVQLDDPVEKYLPEFRGQWLIAEAAENRVLLKRPSRPITVRDILSHTSGLPFRSALEVPTLDVFPLAARVRSYAMTPLEFDPGRRYQYSNAGINTAARIVEVVTGKRFEEFLKERIFEPLGMKDTTFWPDKEQLSRLARAYRYDAQSKELVSVQIDQLAYPLDDRQNRYPVPAGGLFSTAADLVKSYQMLLNNGTFEGKRLISEDAVREMTSRQTRPELDNSYGLGFVVNGPVFGHGGSHGTNTLADRRKDAILVWLVQHAGPEAQEAFRQVDQIFSEWSPDRG, encoded by the coding sequence GTGCGTCCTTTCATCGTCAATCACCAACTCGCGGGCTGCGTGATGGTTGTGGCTGACAAGCATAAGATAATCCATACCATCACACTTGGCTGGGCGGACGTCGACGCGAAAAGGCCAATGCAGGCCGATACCCTTTTCTGGATTGCGTCGCAGTCGAAACCGATCACGGCCACCGCGTTGATGATCCTGGTGGATGAGGGCCGTGTTCAGCTCGACGATCCGGTGGAAAAGTATCTCCCGGAGTTCCGCGGACAGTGGTTGATTGCGGAAGCGGCTGAAAACCGCGTGCTTCTCAAGAGGCCTTCACGGCCAATCACTGTTCGGGATATTCTGTCGCACACAAGTGGACTCCCGTTTCGATCCGCGCTGGAGGTACCCACGTTGGATGTGTTCCCGCTGGCTGCCCGGGTACGAAGCTATGCCATGACGCCGCTGGAATTTGACCCTGGTCGCCGCTATCAGTACTCCAACGCCGGTATCAATACGGCTGCAAGAATTGTGGAAGTGGTCACCGGAAAACGGTTCGAAGAATTTCTCAAAGAGCGGATCTTCGAACCACTTGGAATGAAAGACACAACCTTTTGGCCTGACAAAGAGCAACTTTCCCGGCTGGCCAGAGCATATCGGTATGATGCTCAGTCGAAAGAGCTTGTATCCGTTCAAATCGACCAACTGGCCTATCCACTCGATGACAGGCAAAACCGGTATCCGGTTCCAGCGGGCGGATTGTTCTCTACGGCTGCTGACTTGGTAAAGTCCTATCAGATGCTTTTAAATAATGGCACGTTTGAAGGAAAACGGCTTATATCGGAAGACGCCGTGCGAGAAATGACATCGCGTCAGACCAGGCCGGAACTTGATAACAGTTATGGATTGGGTTTTGTGGTCAATGGTCCGGTGTTTGGTCACGGTGGCTCGCATGGAACCAACACCCTCGCGGATCGGCGGAAGGACGCGATCCTTGTGTGGCTTGTCCAGCATGCGGGGCCAGAGGCGCAAGAAGCTTTTCGCCAGGTGGACCAGATTTTCAGTGAATGGTCTCCTGATCGCGGTTAA
- a CDS encoding ferredoxin family protein, translating to MTHVVCKPCYGCKYTDCVVVCPVECFYEGEMMLYIHPDECIDCEACVPECPVDAIFLADNVPEEWKEYIKINAEMAPQCPKITEKKKPLCEA from the coding sequence ATGACACACGTCGTTTGTAAACCATGCTATGGGTGCAAGTATACGGATTGTGTGGTGGTTTGCCCGGTGGAGTGCTTCTACGAAGGGGAGATGATGCTTTACATCCATCCGGATGAATGCATCGACTGCGAGGCGTGTGTCCCCGAATGTCCGGTGGACGCCATTTTCCTGGCTGACAATGTTCCCGAGGAATGGAAAGAGTACATCAAGATTAACGCGGAAATGGCTCCCCAGTGTCCGAAAATAACGGAAAAAAAGAAACCCCTTTGCGAAGCCTGA
- a CDS encoding YgiQ family radical SAM protein, translating into MPAIPKKDLTNFLPMTREEMEARGWDYVDVVFVTGDAYVDHPSFAMALLGRLMEAEGYQVAILSQPDWHSCEPWKKFGRPRLCFAVSAGNMDSMVNHYTANRKVRNDDAYSPGGRIGLRPDRATLAYCQRAREAYKGVPVIAGGVEASLRRIAHYDYWSDKVRRSILLDSKADLLVYGMGERPLLEILRRLAAGEPIKNIRDVRGTAYRLGASEKPPEDAIYLPSYEEVVASKEAFARMTKMAHLETNPYNARRLVQYHDREAVVINPPAFPLTEEEMDRVYGLPFQRRPHPLYGDEPIPAFEVVKHSVQIMRGCFGGCTFCSITAHEGRIIQSRSPQSIIQEIERLKQDPEFKGVISDIGGPTANMYRMNCSRPEVREKCRRLSCIHPTICKLLNTSHGPLIELLKQVRHVQGIKKVYVASGIRMDLAQLSPAYMNHLVRYHVGGHLKVAPEHCDPDVLRLMKKPSIEDFERFAKKFHELSRAAGKEQYLVPYFISGHPGCDLKAMIRLAEFLKRTGYRPQQVQDFMPTPFDIATCMYYTGIDPMTGEKVYVPRGERERRLQRALLQFWKPENYFLVREALQLAGRTDLIGSGPQCLIPSRPPKEALVARRKSQHERTGAEHPTGMKATVAGYRPHRKTFRRRTTKKS; encoded by the coding sequence ATGCCGGCTATTCCAAAGAAAGACCTCACGAACTTCCTCCCCATGACCCGAGAGGAAATGGAAGCTCGGGGTTGGGACTATGTGGACGTGGTATTCGTAACAGGCGACGCCTACGTGGATCACCCGAGTTTCGCCATGGCCTTGCTGGGGCGGCTGATGGAGGCCGAAGGATACCAGGTGGCGATTCTTAGCCAGCCGGACTGGCATTCATGTGAGCCCTGGAAGAAGTTTGGGCGTCCGCGGCTGTGCTTCGCAGTTAGTGCTGGGAATATGGATTCCATGGTGAATCATTACACGGCGAACCGCAAAGTGCGGAATGATGACGCGTACAGTCCTGGAGGCCGAATTGGTTTGAGGCCGGATCGCGCCACGCTCGCATACTGCCAACGCGCGCGGGAGGCCTACAAGGGCGTGCCGGTGATTGCGGGAGGAGTGGAAGCCAGTTTGCGTCGCATCGCCCACTATGACTACTGGAGCGACAAAGTACGGCGATCCATTCTTCTCGACTCCAAGGCCGACCTTCTCGTCTACGGAATGGGTGAGCGTCCGCTTTTGGAGATTTTGCGCCGACTCGCTGCCGGAGAGCCTATCAAAAATATCCGGGACGTTCGGGGTACGGCCTACCGGCTGGGTGCTTCAGAAAAGCCTCCGGAGGATGCGATCTATCTGCCGTCCTACGAGGAGGTTGTAGCAAGCAAGGAAGCTTTTGCGCGGATGACCAAGATGGCTCACTTGGAAACCAATCCTTACAATGCCCGGCGCCTTGTGCAATACCATGATCGTGAAGCTGTAGTCATTAATCCACCGGCGTTTCCATTAACGGAGGAGGAGATGGACCGGGTGTACGGGCTTCCTTTCCAAAGGCGGCCCCACCCTCTGTATGGCGACGAACCCATTCCCGCATTTGAAGTAGTCAAACACTCCGTCCAAATTATGCGGGGTTGTTTTGGTGGGTGCACATTTTGTTCCATCACCGCCCACGAAGGTCGGATTATTCAAAGTCGGTCACCGCAGTCGATTATTCAGGAAATTGAAAGGTTAAAACAGGACCCCGAATTCAAAGGCGTCATCAGTGATATCGGCGGTCCAACTGCAAATATGTATCGGATGAATTGCAGCCGTCCGGAGGTTCGGGAAAAATGCCGCCGTTTGAGTTGTATCCATCCGACAATATGTAAGCTTTTAAATACCAGCCACGGACCGCTCATTGAACTCCTCAAGCAAGTGCGACATGTGCAGGGTATCAAAAAGGTGTACGTGGCTTCGGGAATCCGCATGGATCTGGCTCAGTTAAGCCCTGCTTACATGAATCATCTCGTGCGTTATCACGTGGGCGGCCACCTTAAAGTAGCCCCCGAGCACTGCGATCCCGATGTATTACGCCTGATGAAAAAGCCAAGCATCGAGGATTTTGAAAGATTTGCGAAGAAATTTCACGAACTTTCCCGCGCTGCGGGAAAGGAACAATATCTGGTGCCGTATTTTATTTCGGGTCACCCTGGCTGCGATCTTAAGGCGATGATCCGCCTTGCGGAGTTTCTCAAACGCACTGGGTATCGCCCCCAGCAGGTTCAGGACTTCATGCCCACGCCCTTTGATATTGCCACGTGCATGTATTACACCGGTATCGACCCGATGACCGGTGAAAAAGTCTACGTTCCGCGTGGCGAACGCGAGCGAAGGCTCCAGCGGGCACTCCTTCAATTCTGGAAACCGGAGAATTATTTTCTCGTTCGCGAGGCCCTCCAACTGGCCGGCAGAACAGATTTGATTGGGAGTGGCCCTCAATGTCTCATCCCGTCGCGCCCGCCGAAAGAAGCCCTCGTCGCCCGCCGAAAAAGCCAGCACGAGAGAACAGGGGCTGAGCATCCGACCGGAATGAAGGCCACCGTGGCGGGCTATCGTCCGCACCGAAAGACGTTTCGGCGTAGAACGACCAAGAAAAGCTGA
- a CDS encoding Hsp70 family protein, whose translation MTISGERIPAVGIDLGTTYSVVAYLDAQGHPETIVNAEGERLTPSVVYFDGEEVIVGREALKAFARLPSQAAECSKRDVGYKVYHKALQGKYYPPEVIEAFILNKLRQDAAQQLGEFSHVVITVPAYFDEVRRKATQDAGYMAGLEVMDIINEPVAAALAFGYESGKLNTPSSDIKPERVLVYDLGGGTFDVTVMEIRGYEYVTLSIDGDVRLGGWDWDQRLVDLVAEKIIRQIGFDPREDVRLWGKLWSACEEAKRTLSVRTKTVIPFEYRTKTVDVEVRREEFEEATRDLLDRTRFTTLQALKAAGLDWGDIDRVLLVGGSTRMPMVRNLIRELSGKEPDTSISADEAVALGAALHAGWLLGKARGERPRYKVRNVNSHSLGVVGWDPLTRRRRVGTIIPRNTRLPIIAKRRFRTHKSDQRSILVEIVEGESPEPEDCCQIGKVRVHDLPPNLPKGWPVEVIFQYRANGRLKVRIRVPEVDREVVAEFQRERALTKEHLDGWRRFISGKEPTDYR comes from the coding sequence ATGACTATTTCAGGTGAGCGAATTCCCGCAGTGGGTATTGATCTGGGCACGACTTACTCCGTCGTTGCCTACTTGGATGCGCAGGGCCATCCGGAAACGATCGTCAATGCCGAAGGGGAACGACTCACGCCGAGTGTCGTGTACTTCGACGGGGAAGAGGTGATCGTCGGCCGCGAAGCCCTCAAAGCTTTTGCCCGCCTGCCGAGTCAGGCGGCCGAATGTTCCAAACGGGATGTGGGCTACAAGGTCTATCACAAGGCCCTACAAGGCAAGTACTACCCGCCGGAAGTAATTGAGGCATTTATTCTCAATAAACTCCGGCAGGATGCGGCGCAGCAGCTTGGCGAATTCAGTCATGTCGTTATCACCGTGCCTGCCTATTTTGATGAGGTGCGGAGGAAAGCGACCCAGGACGCCGGTTATATGGCAGGGCTCGAAGTGATGGATATCATCAACGAGCCGGTGGCCGCTGCTCTGGCTTTCGGCTATGAGTCCGGCAAATTGAATACGCCATCAAGCGACATCAAACCCGAAAGGGTGCTCGTGTACGATCTGGGAGGTGGCACTTTCGACGTGACGGTGATGGAGATTCGAGGCTACGAGTACGTGACGCTATCAATTGATGGAGATGTGCGACTCGGCGGATGGGACTGGGATCAACGTTTGGTTGACCTGGTGGCGGAAAAAATCATTCGTCAGATCGGGTTCGATCCCCGGGAAGATGTTCGCCTGTGGGGCAAATTGTGGTCGGCCTGCGAGGAAGCCAAGCGGACTTTATCGGTCCGTACAAAAACGGTCATACCATTTGAGTATCGAACTAAGACGGTGGACGTCGAGGTGCGTCGGGAGGAATTTGAGGAGGCCACCCGGGACCTCCTCGATCGCACGCGATTTACAACGCTTCAGGCGCTTAAGGCAGCCGGTCTGGATTGGGGGGATATCGATCGGGTTCTCCTCGTGGGGGGATCAACACGGATGCCGATGGTCCGCAATCTTATCCGCGAACTCTCCGGTAAAGAACCGGATACATCCATTTCCGCGGATGAGGCAGTGGCCCTTGGGGCGGCCCTCCACGCCGGGTGGCTACTGGGAAAGGCACGGGGTGAACGGCCGCGGTACAAGGTCCGGAATGTCAACTCACACAGTCTGGGAGTGGTGGGGTGGGACCCGCTCACACGGCGTCGAAGAGTGGGAACGATTATCCCGCGCAATACGCGTCTTCCGATTATCGCCAAAAGGAGGTTCCGCACGCACAAGTCTGATCAGCGCTCCATTCTGGTTGAAATCGTCGAAGGAGAAAGTCCCGAGCCAGAGGACTGCTGTCAAATCGGCAAGGTGCGTGTCCACGATTTGCCGCCCAATCTCCCAAAGGGGTGGCCGGTGGAGGTCATCTTCCAGTATCGGGCGAACGGCAGGCTGAAGGTCCGTATCCGCGTGCCGGAGGTGGATCGCGAAGTTGTGGCGGAGTTCCAGCGGGAAAGGGCTCTGACAAAAGAACATCTGGACGGCTGGCGCCGATTTATCAGTGGTAAAGAACCAACGGATTACCGATGA
- a CDS encoding flagellin: protein MTRINTNISSLTAQKTLARSQAQLQEALTRLSTGLRINVGKDDPAGLIASEALRADITAVQKAITNSQRANQMIATADSALGQVSQLLNDIRGLVSEAANKGAMSAEQIAANQLQIDSSLEAIDRIAKVTQFQGQRLLDGSFDFITSGVDSSKITSLQIDQANFGSLSKIDVNVDIVSQASKAQLTYNYGALATDVVLEIAGKDGAEAFSFAAGSSIQDMAKAINLVSDALGVRAVVHQEATAGRVTASSFGSNNDVIITANQAGQAAGDIRIKYTKNNSATTQVVYTPASGGTPGLIEVKLGTRQWEAASGVLDPSGTNNAIKITAKVKGEEFNGVNVQLTIGGLQSVSYDHTTKTLSITATATDTAQDIVNLINNDAAVGALFTAANYGESDGSGTVAAASVTLSGGVTGGDVIATANDVVAAINSSAASAVVTASLAAGDNGYGVVSPFQEYAYYGSVEANNRLQFLGPEGSRKIRFVSNPGESLSVDLTTDPRVEGFSSAIVQGVNANSTLKITARYKGEAYDGVQIVFNDSTDNTVVWDAESKTLTFNVDISGGFTAQQAVNLLNNDSYAGKYFRAENFGTSNGSGVLSATMTGTTSGGVVSEGTVIVHLATTSDGIVTTTAQDLINYFNDPANAGLLSGLGISVSNVAGSDGSGKLAPTVSDLEFATSGTQLQEAQASGTTYAVNGANARLTLTAVAPGADWNGVRLVFEDTATAGNETVVWDAATKTLTVGIQSGVSTANQVIAAINNDAVASQLFTASLATGSNGTAAVTDSDFAVLSGGVVDVGAQYGVALVGNSDAENIGLTFEATDYGSQAFVSVKALSGTFVTTDASGRVTDRAVGADARIRVNGYEAVTSGLTASINTASLDLTFTIDPNAAAGTRTSFSIVGGGALFQLGLDVVSNQQARIGIRSVNTAKLGGARGRLNELRSGGAKSLANDPIGAAAVVDEVISQITTLRGRLGAFQRTTLETNISALNDTLENLTAAESDIRDADFAAESAKLTRAQILVQSGTSVLAIANQNPQAVLALLR from the coding sequence ATGACCCGGATTAACACGAACATCAGCTCGTTGACGGCTCAGAAGACTCTGGCTCGTTCTCAGGCTCAATTGCAGGAAGCTCTTACCCGCTTGAGCACCGGTTTGCGGATCAATGTCGGCAAAGACGACCCGGCGGGATTGATTGCAAGCGAGGCTCTCCGGGCGGATATTACGGCTGTTCAAAAGGCTATCACGAACAGCCAGCGGGCGAATCAGATGATTGCCACGGCCGACAGCGCCCTGGGCCAGGTCAGCCAATTGCTCAACGACATCCGGGGATTGGTTTCCGAGGCAGCCAACAAGGGTGCGATGAGTGCGGAGCAGATCGCGGCGAATCAGCTTCAGATCGATTCTTCGCTGGAGGCAATCGACCGAATCGCTAAGGTGACACAATTCCAGGGTCAGCGGCTCCTCGACGGTAGCTTCGATTTCATCACCTCCGGCGTGGACAGCTCAAAGATTACCAGTCTGCAGATCGATCAGGCCAACTTCGGGTCGCTATCCAAGATCGACGTCAATGTGGATATCGTGTCGCAGGCGTCCAAGGCCCAGTTGACGTACAACTATGGTGCATTGGCCACCGACGTGGTCCTGGAGATCGCCGGAAAAGACGGTGCTGAGGCTTTCAGCTTCGCGGCGGGAAGCTCGATCCAGGATATGGCTAAGGCAATCAATCTCGTGTCCGACGCGCTGGGAGTTCGCGCCGTTGTGCACCAGGAAGCGACGGCCGGTCGGGTTACAGCCTCCAGCTTTGGGTCGAATAATGACGTCATCATTACCGCCAACCAGGCTGGCCAAGCGGCCGGTGATATTCGGATCAAATACACGAAGAACAATAGCGCAACCACCCAGGTGGTTTACACGCCCGCCAGCGGCGGCACGCCGGGGCTCATCGAGGTCAAGCTTGGCACGCGTCAGTGGGAGGCGGCGAGTGGGGTGTTGGATCCTTCGGGGACGAACAATGCGATCAAGATTACGGCGAAGGTGAAGGGGGAGGAGTTTAACGGGGTGAATGTGCAGTTGACGATTGGTGGATTGCAGAGTGTGAGTTATGATCATACGACGAAGACGTTGAGCATTACGGCGACGGCGACGGATACGGCGCAGGACATAGTGAATTTGATCAACAATGATGCGGCGGTGGGGGCGTTGTTTACGGCGGCGAATTATGGGGAGTCGGATGGGAGTGGGACGGTAGCGGCGGCGAGTGTGACGTTGAGTGGGGGGGTGACGGGGGGTGATGTGATTGCGACGGCGAACGATGTGGTGGCGGCGATCAACAGTTCGGCGGCGAGTGCGGTGGTGACGGCGAGTTTAGCGGCTGGGGACAATGGGTATGGGGTGGTGAGTCCATTTCAGGAGTACGCGTACTATGGGAGTGTGGAGGCGAACAATCGGTTGCAGTTTTTGGGGCCGGAGGGGAGTCGGAAGATTCGGTTTGTGTCGAATCCTGGGGAGAGTTTGAGTGTGGATTTGACGACGGACCCGCGGGTGGAGGGGTTTTCGTCGGCGATTGTGCAGGGGGTGAATGCGAACAGTACGTTGAAGATTACGGCGCGGTATAAGGGGGAGGCGTATGATGGGGTGCAGATTGTGTTCAATGACAGTACGGACAACACGGTGGTGTGGGATGCGGAGAGCAAGACGCTGACGTTCAATGTGGACATTAGTGGGGGGTTTACGGCGCAGCAGGCGGTGAATTTGTTGAACAATGACAGTTATGCGGGGAAGTATTTTCGGGCGGAGAATTTTGGGACGAGTAATGGGAGTGGGGTGTTGAGTGCGACGATGACGGGGACGACGAGTGGGGGCGTGGTGAGTGAGGGGACGGTGATAGTGCATTTGGCGACGACGTCGGACGGGATTGTGACGACGACGGCGCAGGATTTGATTAATTACTTTAATGATCCGGCGAATGCGGGGTTATTGAGTGGATTAGGGATCAGTGTGAGCAATGTGGCGGGGAGTGATGGGAGTGGGAAGCTTGCACCGACGGTGAGTGATTTGGAGTTTGCGACGAGTGGGACGCAGTTGCAGGAGGCGCAGGCGAGTGGGACGACGTATGCGGTGAATGGGGCGAATGCGCGGTTGACGTTGACGGCGGTGGCGCCTGGGGCGGACTGGAATGGGGTGCGGTTGGTGTTTGAGGACACGGCGACGGCGGGGAATGAGACGGTGGTTTGGGATGCGGCGACGAAGACGCTGACGGTGGGGATTCAGAGTGGTGTGAGCACGGCGAACCAGGTGATTGCGGCAATCAACAATGACGCCGTGGCCAGCCAGTTGTTCACCGCCAGCCTCGCCACAGGCAGCAACGGCACTGCTGCTGTGACCGACTCCGATTTCGCCGTGCTCTCGGGAGGCGTTGTGGACGTTGGGGCCCAGTACGGGGTGGCCCTGGTGGGCAACAGCGATGCCGAAAACATTGGTCTGACTTTTGAGGCGACCGACTACGGGAGCCAGGCCTTTGTCTCGGTGAAGGCACTCAGCGGCACGTTCGTGACGACGGACGCCAGTGGGCGAGTAACAGATCGGGCGGTGGGTGCCGACGCTCGGATTCGGGTCAACGGCTACGAAGCCGTCACCTCAGGTCTCACCGCGTCCATCAACACGGCCTCGCTGGATCTGACCTTCACCATCGACCCGAACGCCGCGGCCGGAACCAGGACGTCGTTCTCCATTGTGGGTGGCGGTGCGCTCTTCCAGCTTGGTCTGGATGTGGTGTCCAATCAGCAGGCGCGTATTGGAATTCGCAGTGTCAATACAGCCAAGCTGGGCGGTGCCCGAGGTCGGCTCAACGAGCTTCGATCTGGCGGTGCCAAGTCGCTGGCCAATGATCCGATCGGCGCAGCCGCTGTGGTCGATGAAGTGATCTCGCAAATCACCACTTTGCGGGGTCGGTTGGGGGCGTTCCAGCGGACTACTTTGGAAACGAATATCAGCGCCCTGAACGACACGCTGGAGAATCTGACCGCGGCGGAAAGCGATATCCGCGATGCTGACTTCGCGGCGGAAAGCGCGAAACTCACCCGTGCCCAAATCCTGGTCCAATCGGGTACGTCGGTGCTGGCCATTGCGAACCAGAATCCGCAGGCAGTTCTCGCCTTGCTGCGGTAA